One window of the Eschrichtius robustus isolate mEscRob2 chromosome 13, mEscRob2.pri, whole genome shotgun sequence genome contains the following:
- the TIGAR gene encoding fructose-2,6-bisphosphatase TIGAR, producing MTRFALTVVRHGETRLNKEKILQGQGIDEPLSETGFKQAAAAGIFLNNVKFTHVFSSDLMRTKQTVHGILEKSKFCKDMTVKYDSRLRERKYGVAEGWPLSELRAMAKAAGQECPVFTPPGGETLDQVKMRGKDFFEFLCQLILKEAGRNEQFSQEAPSDCLESSLAEIFPLGKNCASKFHSDSGAPGLVASVLVVSHGAYMRSLLDYFLTDLKCSFPVTLSRSELTSVSPNTGMSVFIINFEKGEVKPTTQCVCVNLQGHLTGVTKTH from the exons ATGACGCGCTTCGCTCTGACCGTAGTCCGGCA TGGAGAAACAAGACTTAACAAGGAGAAAATCCTTCAAG GACAAGGAATAGATGAGCCTCTTTCAGAAACTGGATTTAAACAAGCAGCTGCTGCTGGTATATTTCTTAATAATGTGAAGTTTACTCACGTTTTCTCCAGTGACCTCATGAGGACAAAGCAG ACCGTGCATGGAATTTTGGAGAAGAGCAAATTTTGCAAAGATATGACAGTAAAGTATGATTCAAGACTTCGAGAAAGG AAATACGGGGTTGCAGAAGGCTGGCCGCTGAGTGAGCTAAGGGCCATGGCCAAAGCAGCTGGGCAGGAGTGCCCTGTGTTCACACCGCCCGGAGGAGAGACCTTGGACCAG gtGAAAATGCGTGGAAAAGACTTCTTTGAATTTCTTTGTCAGCTGATCCTGAAAGAAGCAGGTCGGAATGAACAGTTTTCCCAAGAAGCCCCGAGCGACTGTCTGGAAAGTTCTTTGGCAGAGATATTTCCTTTAGGGAAAAACTGTGCCTCCAAGTTTCATTCGGACAGCGGCGCTCCAGGGTTAGTGGCCAGTGTCTTAGTTGTGAGTCACGGCGCCTACATGAGAAGCCTGTTGGATTATTTCCTGACCGACCTTAAGTGTTCCTTCCCAGTGACCCTGAGCAGGTCCGAACTCACATCAGTCAGCCCCAATACAGGGATGAGTGTCTTTATCATAAACTTTGAGAAAGGAGAAGTGAAACCAACcacccagtgtgtgtgtgtgaacctaCAGGGCCACCTGACCGGGGTGACCAAAACTCACTAA